DNA from Dioscorea cayenensis subsp. rotundata cultivar TDr96_F1 unplaced genomic scaffold, TDr96_F1_v2_PseudoChromosome.rev07_lg8_w22 25.fasta BLBR01001413.1, whole genome shotgun sequence:
tcaactagcactctttgtcaaagtatatgccATACAAATCTTTATAAAcctttaacgcccaattaaagattctccgatttgcaaactatttaagtgtataagtaccaaacccttatagtgctctcctctttatcctacaaagagtagaaggtttaacttaatacacatggactatgatattcaaaactaattagaATGCCATCACaaaatttatatgaacatcaaaataattgcctattaataataataacaatgtataatataaatgaaatgccctaatacaagtatcatcgtgggcattcgagggcataatcctaacaatctcACACTTACACTCAATGCCAACCACTTTGGTATCTTACACCCATCTTTTTAGGATGTCGTTCTAACAGAGCTTATGATAGTGGCTTGGTGAGTGGGTCAGATAAGTTATCTGCTGGGACTATTTTCTAGATGGCTATGTCGCCTCTTCCAACAATCTCTCAAATGATGTGGTACAGCTGCTCGATATGTTTGGATATACTGTGAGACCTTAGTTCCTTCGCCTGTGTTATAGCTCtattattgtcacaataaagtgataaCGAGAGCTTCCACATTTGGAACCACCAAATGTTTTATCAAGAACTTGTTGGTCCAAACAACCTTCGATGCAACCACATATTTAGTCTTAGTGGTGAAATCTGTAGTAGTAACTTACAACTATTTCACCTCACTGGTTGACCATTAAGAGGGAATATAAACCCTTATGTGGATTTCCGGTCATCAACATCAGACTGAAAGTCCAAATCTATGTAACCATCCACACTTAACTCTTCATTGCTATAGATTAGAAGCATACCTTTAGTCCTAAAATACTTCAGCATACACTTCATAGCTATCTAAAGCTCCTTCCATGAGAAGTGCATTACCCCACAAAGAAATAGGCAAATCTATGTAACTATGCATAAAATGAATCATGTCCAACAAGGTTAAATTCCTATGCTTAGCCATCCTTATTCAGTTGACGAGTCGTTAGTGGTGTTAATTTTGAAACTATCCCATGTTCCTTTAAGAACAAGTCAAACTCGGTATTTATATACTCACCACCATGATCCGATCGCAGTGTCTTTATACGATGACCAGTTTGATTTTCCACTAAgccttatactttctaactgtgTCAAGTGCCTTTGACTTGTTCTTCATTAAGTATACATAACCATACCTAGAATGGTCATCGGTAAAAGTTATGAAATAGTGGAAACCACTGTGAGCCATCTCATTGATCGGCCCGCAAACATCGGTGTGCATTAAATCTAAAACTTGTGATGCCCTCTAAGGATGTCTAATGAAAGGAGATTTGGTCATCTTGCCAAAAAGACGAGACTCACATGTCGGATAGGGATTCAATCCCAATGGACCTATGAGGCCATTTTTCTCCAACTCATCAATCCTTTGTTCTCCAGCATGACCTAATCTTAAATGCTATACAAGTTTTTGATTTATCTCATGCCTACCATGCCTTTTAGTGATAGCATTCACAACACATTTATTCTAAACATTTAGATAATACAATCCATTTACTAAAGAGTCATTGCCaactaatttatttccaaaataaatatcacaattagtTTCCTCAAATTTAAAGACATACTTTTAAAACTGGAACATAAACAATGTTCTTTAACCCAGTTGGTAATACTAAACAATCCTCTAAAACTAAAACATGTCAAGAATATAAAAGAATAGAAGTAGATCCTATGTGAGTTGTTGAGACACTCTGTCCGTTTCCCATGTTGATCATCACTTCTCGTTCACCCAGCTTCCATCTTCTTTCCAGATTCTGATTCATAATACAAACATCAGCACTAGCTCTTGAATCAAAAATCCAAGAAgtagaaaatatagaaattgaacaatttgcTTGAAAACAAATTGTTCTGTACCTGTAGCGCCATTTGCTCTGAGCTGTGGATAATCTCGCTTCCAATGACCAGCCTCGCCACAAAGGAAACACTTGCCCGCTTGCTTAGAGCTCTCACTCTCACGAACCATAGGAGCCTTACCTTTATTCGTAACCACTCCTTCCACACCTTTGGGAGCCAAAGCATTATGCTTCttggccatctttttcttcttcggcTTTGAGAGCATAGAAGTAGAGATAGTTAAAGCAACAACATCCTTCCCTTTAGTCTTCATTTGAGACTAAGTACTCACTAGCTTATTAAGAAGACTAGCCAATGTGCACTCAATATCATTCatgttaaaattaacaataaactgAGAGAAGTAATCAGGAAGAGACTGTAAGATGAAAGAAGGAATCAGGAAGAGATTATAAGATAAGATCAACCTAAAGATTGTAGtccatggaaaagtcaagaacttccaatctttcaatcataGAGATCATTTTGAGGACATGCTCTCCAGCTTCACCACCCTCACTCATCTTTGCCCTAAAAAGCTCTCTCAATATTTCATATCGAGCAGTCCAACTATGCTCTCTATAGTGCTCCTGCAAGTGCAACAGTGCTATTCTTGCATCACTCATCTTTTCATGAGAGCTTTGCAGATCACTGCTCATGGAGGCTAATATATAACTCCTCACTCGCAAGTCATCGTCTAACAATTTTAGATAAATACCTTGTTCTTCCTTGCATGTCTTGGGTGGAGGTTCGGTAGGAATATCGGCCTCAAGAACATACCTGATTCGCTCTAAATTGAGGATTATCCTTAAATTTCTAAGAAAATCTACATAATTAGGCCCGGGAAGgatatttttctcaagaaaaatGTTAAGTGGGTTATTAGTCATATCGAGAAATAAACtgtgagaaaataaaaaccagatTATTAGTTCACTTATATTATACCAAAGTTATATTTAggtctttaaataaaacttggctCCAACTACAATTTTTCCCAAATCTACACTCCCATTGTAGAAATCGGAAATCCTTGTTGGTCAGATGTCGTAGTTAGTGATTGTGTTCTCTATTAAATTCAATGGAGGTCAACTTATACAGTATAATTACACCACTAGAGTTAATATAGTGGCATCCCATGGCAACCTATTCCATAGGTAGTCTAATCAATTTTTGCCCATAGTTCACCAAGCCTCAACCCATACAATTTAATGGCTCGTAAACTATCTAAGTCAAGCCCACCAACTTCTGTCAGTTTAACAATTGAATTCCACCCCCTCAACCAATACAGTATAATTTGGTAGGAATTTGTTTCGATTGACGACATACAATGCACTAAAGGTTCTTAAAATTATGAGTGAATACAAGACCCCCTCATGCAGGGAAAATATCATGCACCCTCATAACTTTAATCACCCAAAGCTTGGTGAAGAGCCAAGACATCCCTTTCCCTTCGacttagtgttttattttgggagaatttattttgcatgttattaattaggtctcacattacatcaaacatacatgtataaatatgacATACATACACATTCAAGGCATCACATGCATACGATCACGAACATCTAAGATTAACACAATTTCATAGGTTAATCTAAAATCCTAATCAATTACATGGCTTTGCGCTCCATACAAAAGAAGGACTTCACGCTGGGCTTCTTGCTCCACTtatttttggattcttgtatcacttgattatattttctctaaaatttacaaatatgtatCCTAGATACAAtccatttttgtaaaaaattaaagagaattGCATTGGACACAATATGGCCTAAAtacataaacacaaaataaaataaaatataacaagtcCTAAAATTAATGATCGTATGCCATCTACCCATTAAatacatcaaagaaaaaaaaaattaaaaaaataaatatattccaCATTGGTGtcacatcaatttatttaatatagaataaataaacaaataataataaccaatataataaatgaaataaagaatataatatatatacatgggcCTCCCACCCACTGTGCAGTGCTCGCCCATGCAGCCGTGTGCAACTGGATGCAGTACTGCCCAAcctttgaaataattaattaaatatcatgCACCCTCATAACTTTAATCACCCAAAGCTTGGTGAAGAGCCAAGACATCCCTTTCCCTTCGacttagtgttttattttgggagaatttattttgcatgttattaattaggtctcacattacatcaaacatacatgtataaatatgacATACATACACATTCAAGCCATCACATGCATACGATCACGAACATCTAAGATTAACACAATTTCATAGGTTAatctaaaatcctaatccattACATGGCTTTGCGCTCCATACAAAAGAAGGACTTCACGCTGGGCTTCTTGCTCCACTTATTTTTGGACTCTTGTATCACTtgattatattttctctaaaatttacaaatatgtatCCTAGATACAAtccatttttgtaaaaaattaaagagaattGCATTGGACACAATATGCCCTAAAtacataaacacaaaataaaataaaatataacaagtcCTAAAATTAATGATCGTATGCCATCTACccattaaataaatcaaagaaaaaaaacataaaaaaaataaatatattcaacATTGGTGttacatcaatttatttaatatagaataaataaacaaataataataaccaatataataaattaaataaataatataatatatatacaagggCCTCCCAACCACTGTGCAGTGCTCGCCCATGCAGCTGTGTGCAACTGGATGCAGTACTGCCCAAcctttgaaataattaattaaatatcatgCACCCTCATAACTTTAATCACCCAAAGCTTGGTGAAGAGCCAAGACATCCCTTTCCCTTCAGactttagtgtttttatttttgggagaatttatttttgcatgttattaattaggtctcacattacatcaaacatacatgtataaatatgacATACATACACATTCAAGCCATCACATGCATACGATCATGAACATCTAAGATTAACACAATTTCATAGGCTAATCTAAAATCCTAATCTATTACATGGCTTTGCACTCCATACAAAAGAAGGACTTCACGCTGGGCATCTTGCTCCACTTATTTTTGGACTCTTGTATCACTtgattatattttctctaaaatttacaaatatgtatCCTAGATACAAtccatttttgtaaaaaattaaagagaattGCATTGAACACAATATGGCCTAAAtacataaacacaaaataaaataaaatataacaagtcCTAAAATTCATGATCGTATGCCATCTACCCATTAAatacatcaaagaaaaaaaaataaaaaaataaatatattccaCATTGGTGtcacatcaatttatttaatatagaataaataaacaaataataataaccaatataataaattaaataaataatataatatatagacATGGGCATCCCACCCACTGTGCAGTGCTCGCCCATGCAGCTGCGTGCAACTGGATGCAGTACTGCCCAAcctttgaaataattaattaaatatcatgCACCCTCATAACATTAATCACCCAAAGCTTGGTGAAGAGCCAAGACATCCCTTTCCCTTCGacttagtgttttattttgggagaaTTTATATTGCATGTTATTAATTAGGTCTCACATTACATCAAacatacatgtataaatatgacATACATACACATTCAAGCCATCACATGCATACGATCACGAACATCTAAGATTAACACAATTTCATAGGTTAATCTAAAATCCTAATCTATTACATGGCTTTGCGCTCCATACAAAAGAAAGACTTCACGCTGGGCTTCTTGCTCCACTTATTTTTGGACTCTTGTATCACTTGgttatattttctctaaaatttacaaatatgtatCCTAGATACAAtccatttttgtaaaaaattaaagagaattGCATTGGACACAATATGGCCTAAAtacataaacacaaaataaaataaaatataacaagccCTAAAATTCAAGATCGTATGCCATCTACCCATTAAatacatcaaagaaaaaaaaataaaaaaataaatatattccaCATTGTTGTCACATCAATTTATTTAGtatagaataaataaacaaataataataaccaatataataaattaaacaataaataaataatataatatatatacatgggcCTCCCACCCACTGTGCAGTGCTCGCCCATGCAGCTGTGTGCAACTGGATGCAGTAATGCCCAAcctttgaaataattaattaaatatcatgCACGCTCATAACTTTAATCACCCAAAGCTTGGTGAAGAACCAAGACATCCCTTTCCCTTCagcttagtgttttattttgagagaatttattttgcatgttattaattaggtctcacattacatcaaacatacatgtataaatatgacATACATACACATTCAAGCCATCACATGCATACGATCATGAACATCTAAGATTAACACAATTTAATAGGTTAATCTAAAATCCTAATCTATTACATGGCTTTGCGCTCCATACAAAAGAAAGACTTCACGCTGGGCTTCTTGCTCCACTTATTTTTGGACTCTTGTATCACTTGgttatattttctctaaaatttacaaatatgtatCCTAGATACAAtccatttttgtaaaaaattaaagagaattGCATTGGACACAATATGGCCTAAAtacataaacacaaaataaaataaaatataacaagccCTAAAATTCATGATCGTATGCCATCTACCCATTAAatacatcaaagaaaaaaaaataaaaaataaatctattccACATTGGTGtcacatcaatttatttaatatagaataaataaacaaataataataaccaatataataaattaaacaataaataaataatataatatatatacatgggcACGCCACCCACATGCGATGCTACGCCTATGCTATTGTGTGCAAGCTGGATGCGATCTTTGCCCAAcctttgaaataattaattaaatatcatgCACCCTCATAACTTTAATCACCCAAAGCTTGGTGAAGAGCCAAGACATCCCTTTCCCTTCGacttagtgttttattttgggagaatttattttgcatgttattaattagttctcacattacatcaaacatacatgtataaatatgacATACATACACATTCAAGCCATCACATGCATACGATCACGAACATCTAAGATTAACACAATTTCATAGGTTAATCTAAAATCCTAATCTATTACATGGCTTTGCGCTCCATACAAAAGAAGGACTTCACGCTGGGCTTCTTGCTCCACTTATTTTTGGACTCTTGTATCACTtgattatattttctctaaaatttacaaatatgtatCCTAGATACAATccattttttgtaaaaaattaaagagaattGCAAAGGACACAATATGGTTTAAAtacataaacacaaaataaaataaaatataacaagtcCTAAAATTAATGATCGTATGCCATCTACCCATTAAatacatcaaagaaaaaaaaattaaaaaaataaatatattccaCATTGGTGtcacatcaatttatttaatatagaataaataaacaaataataataaccaatataataaattaaataaataatataatatatatacatgggcGTTCCACCCACTATGCAGTGCTCGCCCATGCAGCTGTGTGCAACTGGATGCAGTACTGCCCAAcctttgaaataattaattaaatatcatgCACCCTCATAACTTTAATCACCCAAAGCTTGGTGAAGAGCCAAGACATCCCTTTTCCTTCagcttagtgttttattttgggagaaTTTATTTTGGATGTTATTAATTAGGTCTCACATTACATCAAacatacatgtataaatatgacATACATACACATTCAAGCCATCACATGCATACGATCACGAACATCTAAGATTAACACAATTTCATAGGTTAATCTAAAATCCTAATCTATTACATGGCTTTGCGCTCCATACAAAAGAAAGACTTCACGCTGCGCTTCTTGCTCCacttattcttgtactcttgtatcacttgattatattttctctaaaatttacaaatatgtatCCTAGATACAatctatttttgtaaaaaattaaagagaattGCATTGGACACAATATGGCCTAAAtacataaacacaaaataaaataaaatataacaagccCTAAAATTTATGATCGTATGCCATCTACCCATTAAatacatcaaagaaaaaaaaaataaaaaataaatatatttcacaTTGGtcacatcaatttatttaatatagaataaataaacaaataatattaaccaatataataaattaaacaataaataaataatataatatatatacatgggcCTTCCACCCACTTTGCAATGCTCGCCCATGCAGCTGTGTGCAACTATATGCAGTACTGCCCAAcctttgaaataattaattaaatatcatgCACCCTCATAACTTTAATCACCCAAAGCTTGGTGAAGAGCCAAGACATCCCTTTCCCTTtagcttagtgttttattttgagagaatttattttgcatgttattaattaggtctcacattacatcaaacatacatgtataaatatgacATACATACACATTCAAGCCATCACATGCATACGATCACGAACATCTAAGATTAACACAATTTAATAGGTTAATCTAAAATCCTAATCTATTACATGGCTTTGCGCTCCATACAAAAGAAAGACTTCACGCTGGGCTTCTTGCTCCACTTATTTTTGGACTCTTTGTATCACTtgattatattttctctaaaatttacaaatatgtatCCTAGATACAatctatttttgtaaaaaactAAAGAGAATTGCATTGGACACAATATGGCCTAAAtacataaacacaaaataaaataaaatataacaagccCTAAAATTCATGATCGTATGCCATCTATCCATTAAatacatcaaagaaaaaaaataaataaataaatatattccaCATTGGTGtcacatcaatttatttaatatagaataaataaacaaataataataaccaatataataaattaaacaataaataaataatataatatatatacatgggcCTCCCACCCACTGTGCAGTGCTCGCCCATGCAGCTGTGTGCAACTGGATGCAGTAATGCCCAAcctttgaaataattaattaaatatcatgCACCCTCATAACTTTAATCACCCAAAGCTTGGTGAAGAGCCAAGACATCCCTTTCCCTTCagcttagtgttttattttgagaGAATTTATTTTGTATGTTATTAATTAGGTCTCACATTACATCAAacatacatgtataaatatgacATACATACACATTCAAGCCATCACATGCATACGATCACGAACATCTAAGATTAACACAATTTAATAGGTTAATCTAAAATCCTAATCTATTACATGGCTTTGCGCTCCATACAAAAGAAGGACTTCACGCTGGGCTTCTTGCTCCACTTATTTTTGGACTCTTGTATCACTtgattatattttctctaaaatttacaaatatgtatCCTACATACAAtccatttttgtaaaaaattaaagagaattGCATTGGACACAATATGGCCTAAAtacataaacacaaaataaaataaaatataacaagccCTAAAATTTATGATCGTATGCCATCTACCCATTAAatacatcaaagaaaaaaaaataaaaaaataaatatattccaCATTGTTGtcacatcaatttatttaatatagaataaataaacaaataataataaccaatataataaattaaacaataaataaataatataatatatatacatgggcCTCCCACCCACTGTGCAGTGCTCGCCCATGCAGCTGTGTGCAACTGGATGCAGTACTGCCCAAcctttgaaataattaattaaatattatgcaCCCTCATAACTTTAATCACCCAAAGCTTGGTGAAGAGCCAAGACATTCCTTTCACTTCGACTTAGCGTTTTATTTTGGGAgaatttattttgcatgttattaATTAGGTCTCACATTACATAAAacatacatgtataaatatgacATACATACACATTCAAGCCATCACAAGCATACGATCATGAACATCTAAGATTAACACAATTTAATAGGTTAATCTAAAATCCTAATCTATTACATGGCTTTGCGCTCCATACAAAAGAAGGACTTCACGCTGGGCTTCTTGCTCCACTTATTTTTGGACTCTTGTACCACTTGATTATATTTTCtgtaaaatttacaaataagtAT
Protein-coding regions in this window:
- the LOC120256379 gene encoding uncharacterized protein LOC120256379; amino-acid sequence: MSSDLQSSHEKMSDARIALLHLQEHYREHSWTARYEILRELFRAKMSEGGEAGEHVLKMISMIERLESLPDYFSQFIVNFNMNDIECTLASLLNKLPKKKKMAKKHNALAPKGVEGVVTNKGKAPMVRESESSKQAGKCFLCGEAGHWKRDYPQLRANGATESGKKMEAG